From Pirellulales bacterium:
GCCGTCCTTGATCTGGTAGCCGTCCGCAACAATCACGTCGCTGGCGAGCGGATCGTGCTCGGCACGATAAAAGTTGCTCACGGCCCGGCCGACGTGCAACTCCATGTAGAAGCCGACCAGCGAGCCCCAATTGTGCGGAGCGATGCGACCGCCGTGCGGTTTACCCATCGCGGCTTCCGCCAAAATGCCATCCACGCCGAAATGGTTCATGTCGCCCTGGAAGACGTCGACGGCGCCGGCTTCCATGAACGGCTCGTAGGCGGCCAACTCGTGCTGCGTTTCCCCATCGGCGACGAGCGTGTCCCAGCCTCGCTGGCGGATAAACGATTTAAGCTCCAGGCATTGCTCTACGATTTCGGGGAACAGTTCTTCGACGAAGGCCAGCTTCTCGTCGCCCAGTTCGTCGAGCAGCCGCTTGGCGCCGGCCAGGTCATAGCCGTTATTGGCGTCAACGCCGAGCAGCACGTCGGGACCGGCGTGCTTGCGAATGAGCTTGACGACCTCCAGGTCGCGGCGGTCTCCCTCAACCCGCGGCATCCACTTGAAGCCGCGGCCGATTTTGATCTTGAAGGCCCGGTGGCCGAGCGTCAGCCCCATGTCGATCTCTTCACGAAACCGGTCGGCCCAGCGATCGCCGTACTGAGGTAGCAGATCGGCAAAATAGATCGAGCCATC
This genomic window contains:
- a CDS encoding enolase C-terminal domain-like protein encodes the protein MYRRNFLSAISAALFAGTLQGAEPPSDTRVTRVVGFNVISRRNKLAGKNARLDVHGDRGHDRMLRIYTNLGLEGIGNCAISKEAAAGLLGKNPFDFYQPAVRRVVGPFGAGTMPLWDLAGKLLKKPAYELLGGDGAQKVPAYDGSIYFADLLPQYGDRWADRFREEIDMGLTLGHRAFKIKIGRGFKWMPRVEGDRRDLEVVKLIRKHAGPDVLLGVDANNGYDLAGAKRLLDELGDEKLAFVEELFPEIVEQCLELKSFIRQRGWDTLVADGETQHELAAYEPFMEAGAVDVFQGDMNHFGVDGILAEAAMGKPHGGRIAPHNWGSLVGFYMELHVGRAVSNFYRAEHDPLASDVIVADGYQIKDGMVGVPDSAGFGLTIDEAAFASAAEIRFDVRV